GGCAATGACTCTAAGTACGAGTGAAGTCATTCCTATTATGGATGGAAAATTAGCTTTGGGAACCTATCAATCTGTTTTATTATTTGAGTTAGATGGAGCGCGTAAAAGGACTATATTTTGCCAAATTTCTGGTGAGTTATGAGTTATTAGTCAGCGCTGTTTTATTTAACTTTGCGACGGCGGGAAATCAATCTTCGAGATATCACTAGTCACGCAGAATTGTGCTCAATACAGATCTATCTTATAAAGCTTTAGTAAGTCAGTAAATTCCTTTTTTCTTGGAGGAAGCATCTTATACCAATTCACTAAAACTATGATACAGATAAAGAAGGAATAAATATCAACGAGCAAAGATGGCTGGAGTCACCAAAGTAGAAATATATGAGTCANNNNNNNNNNNNNNNNNNNNNNNNNNNNNNNNNNNNNNNNNNNNNNNNNNNNNNNNNNNNNNNNNNNNNNNNNNNNNNNNNNNNNNNNNNNNNNNNNNNNATTGGAACAATTAAACACATCAATCGTTGCTTCTATTACAGGTTGGGATTTTATTCTTGATGCTTTATTTGTATCAGGCTTTTCGTGAAATGGTATTAACTCATGCTCTAGAGGAAATGGTGATATCTCATTGACCTTACCATTTCCTCAGGAGCGTTTTTTTGTTGAATTCTTTAACAATAATTCATGTTCTCAGCGCATGGGAACCAGTCCAGCCTTTTCGACAATCTGCTGACCTTCTTTGGAAAGTAACATATTGACGAAGGCGTCCCCAGCTAGTTGATCGATTGTGCCGTCCTGGCGAAACCCAATAAACATACGCCGGGTGAGGGGGTAAGTGCCATCCCGCATCGCGGCAGCATTAATCTGCTTGCCATTATCTATGAGAGGTTGCATATATTGTTGGGAGTTAGCTTTAGCAATAGCAACGGGGCGGATTGTTCCTTGACCAACAATTAGTCCAGTTCCTCCAAAGGAAATCCCCCCAGGAGTAGAGGCAACCTTACGAATACCTTCAGTATAATCACGGATGAAGTTCACCCTGGAACTTATTTGTCCATCTTCTTGCCCGAGAAGCTCATTCAATATACCGGAAGCCTTAGGGTCTCTGGAGAAAGGTATAATCTGCAGATTTGGTCCTCCCACCTGCTTCCAGTTGGTGAGTTTACCTCTATATATGTCTTGAAGTTGATCAACTGAAAGTCCTGGAATGGAGACATCTGGATGGGTAAAGAAGACAAGCCCATCTAAAGCGACTGGCACTTGCTTTAGCGCAAAGCCCCGTTGTTGAGCCTTGTTATAATCAGCATCCTTGAGAGATGATGCGTACAGAGTAAAGCTCAGTTGACCATCAAGCAGCATAGCTACACCCTTTTTGCCACCTGGTTTACCGTCTTTCGGTTCAATGTAGCGGAGGCGAAAATTGGGTTGAGCTGCGGCGATGGCATCGTTTAAGCCAGCAGCACTCAAAGCTGCAAAGCTGGTACCACCGCCGTAGTTAAATGTCCCTTCCGGCACGTCCGGCACCTCTTTTATAGAATCGTAGAGTTTGATATCAGAGGAGGTGTTCTGACTGCTGTCACTGGAATTGTAAACTCCGATATCCTCGGACTTGTTTACACTGCTAACAGTTACGAATAAACAGTAGATTAACCAACTAATAACCAGAAACACCAGACCAGAAAGAAGTCGAATTATCCAAGGTGTCAACAGCCAATCTGTCAAAGTTTTAGGCTCAGGGTTGGCAAGCTTGTTGCTGTTTCGTATCTGAGAAACATTGAGGGGTTTACCGCACTTCACACAGCGTCTAGCCGTGGCAGGATTTATATCATAGCCACAATGGTTGCATACTATAACCGTTTGATGATTCGATTTGTCAAGATTCATTTTATTCTCCCAAGGTATGTGCTGGAACTTACGGATTGCACCCAGGAGCTTGCTGTTATGTTGTAAAAATCTGTTGGTAGATATAGCAGAATAAAGGTGTAGGTGTCAGTCGTCAGAATATGCCCTCTGGGCAAGCTGCGCGTTAACGCAGTTCCGACCTAGGAGGCACAGAAGTAAAACAGGCGTTCTATCTGGCTTTGAGACCGAAGTTTTGTACCTCACTCATCCGCAAACGGCTGTATTAAGTATATTTATTAGAACATTATCATTTTTTGCAACACAACCGTTGATTTACAAAGTAAACTTAAAGCACATCTATTCGAGAAACAGCGATTGCCCGTTCGCGTATGTCTGCGGCATGATTTGCGTTCGCGGAGTGTGCTGCGTGCAATCGCATTAGTTGAAGAAGTTTTTGACGCGCAAGGCTTAAAGTTAATTTGGGTTGACGTTGGTTATAGAGGCAAACCATTTGCCTACGCAGTCGATATCATTTGTGGTGCAGATGTAGAAGCTGTTCCTAGTAGTCTGTCTCATTAGTTTTGAGGGATTCGTAGTGAGCACAAGAGCGCTCTCGGAGTCTAGGACTAAAGTCC
The sequence above is a segment of the Mastigocladopsis repens PCC 10914 genome. Coding sequences within it:
- a CDS encoding substrate-binding domain-containing protein, with translation MNLDKSNHQTVIVCNHCGYDINPATARRCVKCGKPLNVSQIRNSNKLANPEPKTLTDWLLTPWIIRLLSGLVFLVISWLIYCLFVTVSSVNKSEDIGVYNSSDSSQNTSSDIKLYDSIKEVPDVPEGTFNYGGGTSFAALSAAGLNDAIAAAQPNFRLRYIEPKDGKPGGKKGVAMLLDGQLSFTLYASSLKDADYNKAQQRGFALKQVPVALDGLVFFTHPDVSIPGLSVDQLQDIYRGKLTNWKQVGGPNLQIIPFSRDPKASGILNELLGQEDGQISSRVNFIRDYTEGIRKVASTPGGISFGGTGLIVGQGTIRPVAIAKANSQQYMQPLIDNGKQINAAAMRDGTYPLTRRMFIGFRQDGTIDQLAGDAFVNMLLSKEGQQIVEKAGLVPMR